The following are from one region of the Edwardsiella tarda ATCC 15947 = NBRC 105688 genome:
- the hydN gene encoding electron transport protein HydN produces the protein MNRFVIADPKKCIGCRTCEIACVMAHREESELHNLSRDNFTPRIHVIKGDNISTAILCRQCEDAPCANVCPNGAISRQQDFICVDQEKCIGCKTCVVACPYGTMEVVTTAVTQRYGSQGCLSGSKAEANKCDLCHHRANGPACVEACPTEALRLIDRNAMQALIQERRQRAAFDNLGDLL, from the coding sequence ATGAATCGGTTTGTCATTGCGGATCCCAAGAAATGCATCGGCTGCCGTACCTGCGAAATCGCCTGCGTCATGGCCCATCGGGAAGAGAGCGAGCTGCATAACCTCAGCCGCGACAACTTCACGCCACGCATTCACGTCATCAAGGGAGACAACATCAGCACGGCGATTCTCTGCCGCCAGTGCGAAGATGCCCCCTGTGCCAATGTCTGCCCCAATGGCGCCATCAGCCGTCAACAGGACTTTATCTGCGTTGACCAGGAGAAATGCATCGGTTGTAAGACCTGCGTGGTCGCCTGCCCCTACGGCACCATGGAGGTGGTCACCACGGCGGTGACGCAACGCTATGGCAGCCAAGGGTGCCTCAGCGGCAGCAAGGCCGAGGCCAATAAGTGCGATCTGTGCCACCACCGCGCCAACGGTCCAGCCTGCGTAGAGGCCTGCCCGACCGAGGCGCTGCGCCTGATCGACCGCAATGCCATGCAGGCGCTGATCCAAGAGCGCCGCCAACGCGCCGCCTTCGATAATCTCGGCGATCTGCTGTAA
- the hypA gene encoding hydrogenase maturation nickel metallochaperone HypA, with protein MHELSLCQSAFDIIERQARASDAQRVTAVWLDIGALSCIEESALTFCFDIVCRGTLAEGCALHINTIPAQAWCWSCSQPITVTSHDAGCPHCQSHNLRVDDGDSMQIKQIEIE; from the coding sequence ATGCATGAATTATCCCTTTGCCAAAGCGCATTTGACATTATCGAACGCCAGGCGCGCGCCAGCGACGCCCAGCGCGTCACCGCGGTCTGGCTGGACATCGGCGCGCTCTCCTGCATCGAGGAGAGCGCCTTAACCTTCTGTTTTGACATCGTCTGTCGCGGTACGCTAGCCGAGGGCTGCGCGCTGCATATCAACACCATCCCGGCGCAAGCCTGGTGCTGGAGTTGCAGCCAGCCCATCACGGTGACCAGCCATGATGCCGGTTGCCCGCACTGCCAGAGCCATAACCTGCGCGTCGATGACGGCGATAGCATGCAAATCAAACAGATTGAGATTGAGTAA
- a CDS encoding formate hydrogenlyase complex iron-sulfur subunit — MLKLLKTALRHRHATVAYPARPLDVDPNFRGKPQYDARQCIACGACTAACPANALTMENDVANGLRRWSLNLGRCIFCARCEEVCPTAAIVLSPEFELAVWRKEDLQQRADFAICHCVECGAPYAAQKEIDYAMALLVQAGQLSAEQAEARRAQFETCPACKQKHNTIPTTRITLSRHLMPEASQ; from the coding sequence ATGTTGAAACTACTCAAAACTGCCCTACGGCATCGCCACGCCACCGTCGCCTACCCGGCACGGCCGCTGGATGTCGACCCCAACTTTCGCGGCAAGCCGCAATATGACGCCCGCCAGTGCATCGCCTGCGGCGCCTGCACCGCTGCCTGTCCGGCCAACGCCTTGACCATGGAGAACGACGTCGCCAACGGGCTGCGCCGCTGGTCGCTCAACCTGGGACGCTGCATCTTCTGCGCCCGCTGTGAGGAGGTCTGCCCCACCGCCGCCATCGTGCTCTCACCGGAGTTTGAACTGGCGGTGTGGCGCAAGGAGGATCTACAACAACGCGCCGACTTCGCCATCTGCCATTGTGTCGAGTGCGGTGCCCCCTACGCCGCCCAGAAGGAGATCGACTACGCCATGGCCCTGCTGGTGCAGGCGGGTCAACTCAGCGCCGAACAGGCCGAGGCGCGCCGCGCTCAGTTCGAAACCTGTCCGGCCTGTAAGCAGAAACACAACACCATTCCGACGACACGCATTACCCTGAGTCGTCACCTGATGCCGGAGGCGTCACAATGA
- a CDS encoding formate hydrogenlyase maturation HycH family protein, with protein MNDRAAAYFPDPTVVFHILNAKFIQQAEEEAATPPAAREVIYYSLAIGHHLGVIDCLKPCLSLPLSDYRDWIGQLEEGEARRKLAGLLRFGEITIDSSHTHLLACALDRARPTMTAQQQAWSHALIDALRLIENEPTIYLMVKRHNG; from the coding sequence ATGAACGATCGCGCCGCCGCCTACTTCCCCGATCCGACGGTGGTGTTCCACATCCTCAACGCCAAGTTTATTCAACAGGCCGAAGAGGAAGCGGCGACACCGCCGGCGGCCCGTGAGGTGATCTACTACAGCCTGGCCATCGGCCACCACCTGGGGGTGATCGACTGCCTGAAGCCCTGTCTCTCCCTGCCCCTGAGCGACTATCGCGACTGGATCGGTCAGTTGGAGGAGGGGGAGGCACGACGTAAGCTGGCGGGGCTGCTACGCTTCGGCGAGATCACCATCGACAGTAGCCACACCCATCTGCTGGCCTGTGCCCTGGATCGGGCGCGGCCGACGATGACCGCCCAGCAGCAGGCGTGGAGTCACGCGCTGATCGACGCCCTGCGGCTGATTGAGAATGAACCGACAATCTATCTGATGGTGAAACGACACAATGGCTGA
- the hycI gene encoding hydrogenase maturation peptidase HycI, translating into MADNLILCVGNSMMGDDGAGPLLAEKLCGHPIPGWRVIDGGSSPESYAHQIRDLRPDKLLIVDATEMGLEPGEMRIIDERDIAELFIVTTHNLPLSYLIAQLREDVADITFIGIQPAIVAFYAPMMQPVKEAVEALYQRLHHWQEDGGIPRLAVPDDEVMR; encoded by the coding sequence ATGGCTGACAATCTTATCCTGTGTGTAGGCAACAGCATGATGGGCGACGACGGCGCCGGTCCGCTGCTGGCCGAGAAGCTATGCGGGCACCCGATCCCCGGTTGGCGTGTCATCGACGGCGGCAGTAGCCCCGAGAGCTACGCCCACCAGATCCGAGATCTGCGGCCAGACAAGCTGCTGATCGTCGATGCGACAGAGATGGGATTGGAGCCGGGCGAGATGCGCATCATCGACGAGCGCGATATCGCCGAGCTGTTTATCGTCACCACCCATAATCTACCGCTGAGCTACCTGATAGCCCAGCTGCGCGAGGATGTCGCCGACATCACCTTTATCGGTATCCAACCGGCCATCGTCGCCTTCTATGCGCCGATGATGCAGCCGGTCAAGGAGGCGGTCGAGGCGTTGTATCAGCGCCTACACCATTGGCAGGAGGATGGCGGCATCCCTCGTCTGGCCGTGCCGGACGACGAGGTCATGCGCTGA
- a CDS encoding formate dehydrogenase H subunit alpha, selenocysteine-containing, which yields MKKVITVCPYCASGCKINLVVDNGRIIRAEGANGVTNQGELCLKGYYGWDFIHDTKILTPRLKSPMIRRERGGKLEAVSWDEAIAFASSRLLAVKEKYGPDAIMTTGSSRGPGNEANYVMQKFARAAIGTNNIDCCARVUHGPSVAGLQRSVGNGAMSNSIVEIEDTDCIFVFGYNAADSHPIVARRIIKAKAKGAKIIVCDPRRIETARIADIHVPLKNGSNIAFLNAMAQVIIAENLHDRAFIEQHTEAFETFRDLVATYTPESVEETTGISAQMIRETARMYAKAPTATILWGMGVTQFYQGVETVRTLTSIALLTGNLGKPYVGVGPVRGQNNVQGACDMGALPNTFPGYQYVNQPEVLEKFAKAWGVEKLNDKIGYALSEVPHNIEHGLLKAHYVMGEDPLQTEPDLATIRRTFEQLDLLIVQDIFMTKTAAIADVIFPATSWGEHEGVYTSADRGFQRFYKAVEPEGDVKRDWEIISLMSTAMGYPMHYHNTQEIWDELRELCPIYYGATYEKMADLAYVQWPCPTLDSPGTQYLYQGGKFDTPNGKGQFFTCEWRPPIDRVSDDYPLVLATVREVGHYSCRSMTGNCKALAALADEPGYVQINTADAKTFGIRDQDLVWIRSRQGKVISRASVSERANRGAVYMTYQWWIGACNELVAENLSPITKTPEYKYCAVTLEAIADQAAAEAYVVREYDSIKRHLRESAEG from the coding sequence ATGAAAAAAGTCATCACGGTCTGCCCTTATTGCGCCTCAGGTTGCAAAATCAACCTGGTGGTGGATAACGGCAGGATCATTCGCGCCGAAGGGGCGAATGGCGTGACGAACCAGGGTGAGCTGTGCCTGAAAGGGTATTACGGCTGGGATTTTATCCACGACACCAAGATCCTGACGCCTCGCCTGAAGTCACCGATGATCCGTCGCGAGCGCGGCGGCAAACTGGAAGCGGTTTCCTGGGACGAGGCGATCGCCTTCGCCAGCTCCCGACTGCTGGCGGTCAAAGAGAAGTATGGTCCCGATGCCATCATGACCACCGGTTCATCGCGCGGTCCCGGCAACGAAGCCAACTACGTGATGCAAAAGTTTGCCCGTGCGGCGATCGGTACTAACAATATCGACTGTTGCGCACGCGTCTGACACGGCCCTTCGGTTGCAGGTCTGCAGCGATCGGTCGGTAACGGCGCCATGAGCAACTCCATCGTCGAAATTGAAGATACCGACTGTATTTTTGTCTTCGGCTACAATGCCGCGGACTCTCACCCCATCGTCGCGCGCCGTATCATCAAGGCGAAGGCGAAAGGGGCAAAAATCATTGTCTGCGATCCGCGGCGCATCGAGACCGCGCGCATCGCCGATATTCACGTGCCGCTGAAAAACGGCTCCAATATCGCGTTCCTGAACGCCATGGCGCAGGTGATCATCGCCGAAAACCTGCATGACCGGGCCTTCATCGAGCAGCATACGGAAGCGTTCGAGACCTTCCGCGATCTGGTCGCCACCTATACCCCGGAGTCGGTGGAAGAGACCACCGGCATCAGCGCACAGATGATCCGCGAGACGGCGCGCATGTACGCCAAGGCGCCGACCGCCACCATCCTGTGGGGAATGGGTGTGACCCAATTCTACCAAGGGGTGGAGACCGTCCGTACCCTGACCAGCATCGCGTTGCTGACCGGCAACCTGGGCAAGCCTTACGTCGGTGTCGGCCCGGTACGCGGCCAGAACAACGTGCAGGGGGCCTGTGACATGGGCGCACTGCCCAACACCTTCCCCGGCTACCAGTACGTTAACCAGCCGGAGGTGTTGGAGAAATTCGCCAAGGCCTGGGGCGTCGAGAAACTGAACGATAAGATCGGTTATGCCCTGAGCGAGGTGCCGCACAACATCGAGCACGGTCTGCTGAAGGCGCACTATGTGATGGGCGAAGATCCGCTGCAAACCGAACCGGATCTGGCCACCATTCGCCGCACCTTCGAACAGCTCGATCTGTTGATCGTACAAGATATCTTCATGACCAAGACCGCGGCCATCGCCGACGTGATCTTCCCGGCCACCAGCTGGGGCGAGCATGAAGGGGTCTATACCTCGGCGGATCGCGGCTTCCAGCGTTTCTATAAGGCGGTAGAGCCCGAGGGTGACGTGAAGCGTGACTGGGAGATCATCAGCCTGATGTCAACGGCGATGGGCTACCCGATGCACTACCACAACACCCAGGAGATTTGGGACGAGCTGCGCGAGCTGTGCCCGATCTACTATGGTGCCACGTACGAGAAGATGGCGGATCTGGCCTATGTCCAGTGGCCGTGCCCGACCCTGGATAGCCCCGGCACGCAATATCTGTACCAGGGCGGTAAGTTCGATACGCCGAATGGCAAAGGCCAGTTCTTCACCTGCGAATGGCGTCCGCCGATCGATCGCGTCAGCGACGACTATCCGCTGGTGCTGGCGACGGTACGTGAAGTCGGCCATTACTCCTGCCGCTCCATGACCGGTAACTGTAAGGCGCTGGCCGCGCTGGCCGACGAACCGGGCTACGTTCAGATCAACACCGCAGACGCCAAGACCTTCGGCATCCGCGATCAAGATCTGGTGTGGATCCGCTCACGCCAAGGCAAGGTCATCAGCCGGGCGTCCGTCAGCGAACGTGCCAACCGCGGGGCGGTCTACATGACCTACCAGTGGTGGATCGGCGCCTGTAACGAACTGGTCGCCGAGAACTTGAGTCCGATCACCAAGACGCCGGAATACAAGTACTGCGCCGTCACCCTGGAAGCCATCGCCGATCAAGCGGCGGCGGAAGCCTATGTGGTGCGCGAGTACGACAGCATTAAGCGTCATCTACGCGAAAGCGCAGAGGGTTGA
- a CDS encoding NADH-quinone oxidoreductase subunit B family protein, translated as MSHILTTPSAQGHLIGPRDANGQPIPITLDEQAARLKQTLLKDIRRSAYVYRVDCGGCNGCEIEIFAAISPLFDAERFGIKVVASPRHADILLFTGAVTRAMRVPALRAYQSAPDPKIVISYGACGCSGGIFHDLYCVWGGTDKIVPVDVYIPGCPPTPAATLYGFAVALGLLDQKLKAEHHPQGEDEQAAILHPAIPQPLRVLIDREARRMSGYRYGRQLADKFMTLLASRDALSVEERLARFLADENDPRLNEVMGRLLQVCNQAAPNGGIR; from the coding sequence ATGAGCCACATCCTCACGACCCCGTCCGCACAAGGTCATCTAATCGGTCCGCGCGACGCCAACGGCCAACCCATCCCGATCACCCTGGATGAGCAGGCCGCTCGCCTGAAGCAGACCCTGCTGAAGGACATCCGCCGCTCCGCCTACGTCTACCGCGTCGACTGCGGCGGCTGCAACGGCTGCGAAATCGAGATCTTCGCCGCCATCTCGCCGCTGTTCGATGCCGAGCGCTTCGGTATCAAAGTGGTCGCCTCGCCACGCCACGCCGACATCCTGCTGTTTACCGGTGCCGTCACCCGTGCGATGCGCGTCCCGGCGCTACGCGCCTACCAATCGGCCCCCGATCCCAAGATCGTGATCTCATACGGTGCCTGCGGCTGTAGCGGCGGCATCTTCCACGATCTCTACTGCGTCTGGGGCGGCACCGACAAGATCGTGCCGGTGGATGTCTATATCCCTGGTTGCCCGCCAACGCCAGCGGCGACGCTGTATGGCTTCGCCGTGGCGCTCGGCTTACTGGATCAAAAACTCAAGGCGGAGCACCACCCGCAAGGCGAAGACGAGCAGGCCGCCATCCTGCATCCGGCGATCCCGCAACCCCTGCGCGTGTTGATCGACCGTGAGGCACGGCGCATGTCCGGCTACCGTTATGGCCGCCAGCTGGCCGACAAATTCATGACCCTGCTGGCCAGCCGCGATGCGCTGAGCGTGGAGGAGCGCCTGGCGCGCTTCCTCGCCGACGAGAATGATCCACGCTTAAACGAGGTGATGGGCCGTCTGTTGCAGGTATGCAACCAGGCCGCCCCCAACGGAGGCATACGATGA